The segment tgttgtggacttagcatttttttatttgagttataagaaactgagatctcaacaattgtaaaaatattgtgataataataagtgttgtaacattttctcaaaacatttattttcagttgtggttagtcacagtctcatattttattattttattttgtcttgtaagaaattgatacgtcaataattatgaaaatatcatgaaatttgttgtgtcaatataaaaatatatatatgccagcttacataaatatttcaaagaaaaaaaaaacacaaaccgattactagaaaaaaaaaaaaaaaaaaaaaaaaaaaaaacaacaacaacaacaacaacaactttaGGCATTGTAGCTACATAAGAAACtgagatctcaacaattgtaaaaatattgtgataacaataagtgttgtaacattttctcaaaacatttattttcaattgtgattggtcacagtctcatattttattttttttatttcgatttgtaagaaattgatacctcaataattgtgaaaatattgtgaaatttgttgtgttagtataataatatatataccagtttatataaatattttaaaaaaaaaaacacaaaccgattactggggaaaaaaaaaaaactttaggcactgtagaaattaatgttaaaatgttgtggatttaacattttttttatttgatctataaaaaattgagatctcaacaattgtgaaaatattatgataacaataagtgttgtaacatttttttaaaacatttattttcaattatggttggctatagtctcatattttattattttatttcaacttgtaagaaattgacacgtcaataattgtgaaaatattgtgaaatttattgtgtcagtataacaatataaatGTCAGCTTAcatcaatatttaaaagaaaaaaaaaaacagattactaaaaaaaaaaaaaaaaaaaaaaaaaaacctttaggcGCTACAGTGCCAATTGAATAAACAAaagggttgaaaaaaaaaagggactcaTGAAACCAAAACACTGTTGCAGCTACAGTGTGCGCACAGTGCAAAAACATTGGATGTACAGTGCTGAAGCACTTTGCGCGCATTGGcgcttttattataaaaatatatactctgataccaaaacaacgtaaaaaaaaaaaaaacgacaaCATCACAATTTCAAACCCTAGAAATTATTTAGATACCCACCTCCTTACTCTCTCATCAGTCGCCCAAAACCCAAACTCTCCTTCTCCCATAAATGTCtacctcctctctctctctctctcctcacttCTTTGCCTTCACCTTCACTGCTTGCTACTTGCTACCACCGTATTCTGCCCCTTAATATCACAATTCTTGGAGTGTCACTCTTTCCTCTGTCATTTTCGCTATTCTCAGGAAGTTTTATAGAAGATTTCGAATTTTGATGCTCCTTCTTACAATGCTTTTTTTGAGGtttgtttatgtattttattttcaatggtTTTGAATGATCTTTTATGGAttcagtttagtttttttttttttttttgtagattcAGTTTAGTTTTTTGAATGATTATGATGGGGTTTGAGTTGTTAACTacattgtgtttgattttgggcAATGATTGACGAAACCAAATTTTCTATAGTTAATAATAGATATGGATtcagtttagtttagttttttttttttttttttttttttttaaatgggttttttgtgatttgaaataagatatttttgagagaaagattgtgaatttgtttgtgtttgtgcattttcttttgtttcttttttctttttatggtaTATTTGGCTTTTTTAATGATTATGATGGGGTTTGAGTTGTTAACTacattgtgtttgattttgggtaGGGATTGACGAAACCAGAAATTCCTGAGCTGATCTGGTCctgtcatcttgaaatgatagagagaaaagatagaGGAGAGATACAGAGAGTTCTtccagagagaaaagagagaaagaagataTCCGGAGAGTTCCAGATCACCTTTGGCCTCTCTCCCATTCTTATATGCCTCTATCccttttattgttttatatattcaGTCAAAACACATCGTTTAGCCCTCCACAAATAGACAAAAAAGGactcacaaaatcaaaattgcgGTAGAAATCACTGTAGATGgcatagaaattgaaaattatgcTGGAACCATAACTCTTCATCTtgggatctagcaacagattCGTCATCTTTTGATGGAGGTGAGAAGCTAGCGTGGTGCACTGGTCATTACAACACAAATTTAGGACGCTGGTTACCATTAAAGTCTGATAAATAATTTGTATGAACTGCTGGATACAAGGTTAAACAGTAAAATGTCAAATGAGTAatgttgatttatatttttaggATGAATAACATAGTGACCGTTGTAAAAGAATcatgaagaaaatttaattcaatatattacataattaagaaaagaataaaaccaTAAATATATTCTCTATTCTTGCTTTTGGCAAACCCATGCTCTTTTTAATTACCACTTGTCACGCTTTGCTTTCAATTCTAACATGGATGtttgcaatttatttttctttatgcaTGCAACACTTTCTTAGACTTGAACCCGGTTCTTACTCCCGACACTTCACAAACGCTCATACTTGTGGAGTAATCATCACGTTAAGAGTGCATATATAGTTAAGACTTAAAAGAGTGCATATATAACACATTTTATTCTCGATGTGCCGGAAAACCAAAAACTTTCTCTGGAGTCGTTCTTAGAAACTTTGATGTTTAATTTGGCTGAgtaagtcatttttttttaaaagatatatatatatatatatatatgtggtggagatcgcttgtgtttctttttttctttctattttaatttgtgGTTTGATTTGCAGACCCGTTATTGGTATTCTTTATCCTTTGTAAGTAGATTCTTTTCTTTGATGGAATTCTATACTTGGAATTAAGTTGGTAGGGCCAGATTTTATCTTCCTCTTtttagttgtttatttttttttgggggttgtGTAGGTAGGATGCTagtccaaaataaataaaattgagtaGTGTATTTAAATTAGCTTTTTGCTGTTAGTTTgttaacttatttattttatgtaatttggtGGTTGATAGTTAATTACTTGATTAACTACACAAATTAACACAATTATTCATAATATCTATACATAGAAGAGTTAATTTCATATGTGATTTCTACTATCTTGTCAATAACAGTGAATTGTCAAGATAAATTATTATTCAAGtaacttataaattttaaaaaaaaaaaaattcgtatCACTATATCACTTTgattcatttgaaaaaaatttctaactctaCCACTGCCTTGAAccttattttttgctaaaactttttttcctttttgggttaACTGATGATTACTATGCAAAATGTTGTTCTCATAATCGGTTAGTACCCCattatatttggtttttgttctttaCCAGACGTGCCTCAATTATAGCAATTGAGACCGGGTCTCGTTCTAGGATTCGAAAATGGCTTTCTTATTGGATTTTGCATTCCATGATCACACTCTTCGAGCTCAGCTTTGCCAAAGTCCTAAGTTGGTAAAAATTATTGCCATTTGTCTGTGTAAATTAATAGAGCTCCTGGTTTTCTTTGGGTGTGATTTGTTTTATTGGTTGATAAGGGTAAAAAATGATGTACTCGCTCATACTTtcaagttttaacttttaaactttctttctcatttgctTTTGTTTGAAACCTATTTGGCAGGGCATTTATATGGCCAAACATGAAGCTGATATTGATCTGTTGGTTGGTCATCCCGAACTTCAGTATTTTGATGGGGTACctcttttttttgctgaattttttgATGTGGTACCTTGGTATTTTAACCTTGTGGTTAGTTTATGGATTCTTTGGCAGTAGTGCATATGTATATGAGCAATTTGTGAGACCTTTCTTTGTCAAGCACCGACTTGTTGGAGTCTGGCATGAACCAGAGAAGGGTTTGATCTTCAGCTGTAAGCTAGAGGACATTTTAGCCGCATGGAAATATATATCAGAAGGAAAATGGAAAGAAGGTTAATTTTCAGAAggttataaattattattatattatattaataggGTATGAAATCATTTACCATATCCTCACCGGTTTGGGGATATATGCCTTTTAGATGCATTTGGGGTGTGTTGAGgttcattttgaaaatctagAACCTTaggagcccaagcccaaaagaaaaaggatattGGGCATGATCCTTGATTCAGTACTACTTGGTCCACATTCAAGCCCAAGCTCGACACTTTAAGCATTCAGCCCTCAAAACAAAAGGTCCTAGCAACAATCTAAGAGGCCGTTTGGTTTGTCAACTGAAAACacagtgttcagtgtttaaacattgaacACTAGtgtccaaaatttgaaacaatatGTTTGGTgatagtgtttaaaatagggcTGTTTGAAAATAGTTGCTGAAAAACCTCTGTTTGAAacatattttttgaaacatgCTCAGGCCACATTTTAAACAATGAACAGGCGTTTTTGATGGCACAACggtaataaaaatgaaattcaattttcacTGTACGCGGACCCACTGATCAGCTTTTTCTAAAGTTTGTCTCCTCTCCTCTCTACTCTCATCTCTTCAGTCTTCACGCCCCAAATAattcatctcatctctcttctcctctctacTCTCATCTCTACACTCACAGTCCGAACTCCATTACTCCTCTCACCCACCTCCATTACTGCTCTGACCCAGTGGCATTCCACCTCAGCCCTCACGGATCCGGCGCTATTACTCCTAACAGTAGCTTCATCAACGCGTCAAAATCCCACACACAGGCTTTCCCTTTCTTCCAATTAATTCCTCACCAACGACGCTTTGTTGCTAAGGAAAAGGCAACTCACACAGTCTGAAGGGGTCGGTCAGgtaaggtttttaattttgttaattacttGTTTCAGCTTTCTTTCACATCCCAACAGATCATTTCACATTAATTCATGTTAGGGCTTCTTTTAATCCCATATATTCTTTCAGATGGACACCTCACTCCCTTCCTCATCCACCTCTCGAGTGCATTACAGAGCATCTGCTTCCTCCTCTGCTTCCTCTTCTGACCGTGTTCCCTTACTGGTACATCTGTGTAATATATAGTGAATCATGCTTCTAAGTTCTGTTTTAATCTTCTAAGCACCCAAACCCTCCTGCTAAGACCATTGATACTCAGTCTGTTTTAGATTTGGGTTTgtcaaaaatttgggtttttatttatttttttgtgacttttctttaattatatgtTGATGACTATTGAATGCATGTAGAGAAGATGTTTGTTGAAAGGTTTCTTAGAGGATAAATGGGTTGTTTTGGGGTCTGGGTTTATCTATTTGTTATGGGTTATTGAGTTCTTGTGTTGGATTTTTGTTTCTGAGTTTGTATGGATATTGGGTTCATGATCTGCACCTTCTGTTAGATGGGATTTTTTAGTGTATTGGGTTTTTGGGGGCATGCCTTCACTAATTTAAAATGGCTGAGAAGATGTTTGTTGACAGGTTTCTTAGAGGATCAATGGGTTGTTTTGGGGTCTGGGTTTATCTATTTGTTATGGGTTATTAAGTTCTTGTGTTGGATTTTTGTTTCTGAGTTTGTATGGATATTGGGTTCATGATCTGCACCTTCTGTTAGATGGGATTTTTTAGTGTATTGGGTTTTTGGGGGCATGCCTTCACTAATTCAAAATGGCTGAGAAGATGTTTGTTGACAGGTTTCTTAGAGGATCAATGGGTTGTTTTGGGGTCTGGGTTTATCTATTTGTTATGGGTTATTGAGTTCTTGTGTTGGATTTTTGTTTCTGAGTTTGTATGGATATTGGGTTCATGATCTGCACCTTCTGTTCGATGAGATTTTTTAGTGTATTGGGTTTTTGGGGGCATGCCTTCACTAATTCAAAATGGCTGAGAAGATGTTTGTTGACAGGTTTCTTAGAGGATCAATGGGTTGTTTTGGGGTCTGGGTTTATCTATTTGTTATGGGTTATTGAGTTCTTGTGTTGGATTTTTGTTTCTGAGTTTGTATAGATATTGGGTTCATGATCTGCACCTTCTGTTAGATGGGATTTTTTAGTGTATTGGGTTTTTGGGGGCATGCATTCACTAATTCTAAATGGCTGAATGATGTACTTCAGACAACAGTCACATCCCTACCCATCACAATTTCAGatcactccaaaaaaaaaaaaaacttttaatctatatatactataaacTACATTGTAGTCTCCTGTAGATtgaattattcaaaatattGCAGACTAAGTGTAGCCCCTGATGTTGTGAAACGGACTATAAATTccaatttaaaagaaataattgaGGATCATGACATGGGCGATGAGGCACCTTCAATCAACTTTAGCTAAAGACAGAAAAATACTTTTAACTAAAGTTGCAAACTTCCATGCTTTTCTGCTCTCGACTTCTTCTGCATGCCAACTTCCAGTCAATAAAGCAAGTTCCACGAGTTTCGCAACACCttgctccaaaataaaaattactatcaTCAATAGAAGAGAATTGTAACTTACAATTCTCCTATGTTCCAATAAATTATCAGTACTAGGCATACATTACATTAAGCCAATAACATACTATTGTAAGAATAAAGAGTCAGCCCGATACATATTCTATACACTAGCAAAATGGATGACTCAAgattgtctaaaaatattacaCAGTGCATCAAGTTCAAAAGGAGTTAGTAGTACATAATAAGATAATATGATTACATAGTAGGAATTAACACATCATCATAACAATTTGGTTTACAACATCGTCATAGTTAGCAGTACTGCAAGCGCGGTGAAAAACAAACACCAAGCAATGAACCTAATCTTCACCATTTTCTTTGGTTGGTCTGAGGGGTGGACCTTGTCATGTATGACCCTCAATTCCTCTCGCAATACACATAGCTCTTCTTGTAGTTGCTGGAAATCCTCCGCATATGACACTGGCGTCTTCAAGGGAATACACCATTGAAAAAACCGACATGTATCCTTTGGGCAACATTGGAAAAGCCTGTACCGGTTCTCATTTCGTTTATCTAAAATCTTTACACTTGCTTTCAAGCCACAGAAACAATTGCAATTTCGGAACCGAAGGCCATCGTCAAGATCGTCATGCATTGTGTCTGCCATCTACAAGAAGAAGCCACAAGCCTACTCACTTACACATTACAAAACGTAATCAACACTATTAAACAACCATTTGAACATGGTATCCATTCGTGCAACAAACAGTAGATGCTGAGCATTAGTCTATATGCAGCAAACATTTCAAACAAGGAGTCCTAACTATAAAAAGCTACAACTAACATGAAGTTTTGAATACAGCATATGACATAAAGAATCAAAACAATTAACACAGAGAGAGCTATAAAGGAAAACCAACCAAACGGGCTATAACAAACTGGCAAAGCATT is part of the Quercus robur chromosome 9, dhQueRobu3.1, whole genome shotgun sequence genome and harbors:
- the LOC126700923 gene encoding HVA22-like protein a, with amino-acid sequence MFNLAEPVIGILYPLRASIIAIETGSRSRIRKWLSYWILHSMITLFELSFAKVLSWAFIWPNMKLILICWLVIPNFSILMGSAYVYEQFVRPFFVKHRLVGVWHEPEKGLIFSCKLEDILAAWKYISEGKWKEG